The Lacrimispora xylanolytica genome has a segment encoding these proteins:
- the minE gene encoding cell division topological specificity factor MinE encodes MSLFPVFRKKNSGEIARNRLKLLLVADKADCSPEIMQMIKDDMIRVVSRYMDIDSDRIEIQMKKLKQPDCEGFSPVLYANIPIRDVPDKGIY; translated from the coding sequence ATGAGCCTGTTTCCTGTATTCCGCAAGAAGAATTCAGGAGAAATTGCAAGAAATCGTCTGAAACTTTTGCTGGTTGCGGACAAGGCTGATTGTTCTCCTGAAATCATGCAGATGATAAAAGACGATATGATCCGTGTAGTATCAAGATACATGGATATTGATTCCGACAGAATAGAGATACAGATGAAGAAGTTAAAGCAGCCAGACTGTGAAGGTTTTTCTCCGGTGCTTTATGCTAACATCCCTATCCGCGATGTACCTGACAAGGGGATATATTAA